GACGGCGTTGACCGAGGCAACGCAGGGCATTGCCCATGGGAATACGGCGCAGCTGCCCGTCACCTCCTCGGACGAGTTGGGTCGGATGAGCGCGGCTTTCAATCGGATGGCCGCCGCCCTGGAATCGCAACGCGAGCTCCGCCGGCGACTGATCAACGATGTTTCCCATGAGCTGAACACGCCGCTGAGCGTTATCCAGCTGGAGGCGAAGGGGCTCCGCGACGGACTGCAGACGCCGGAGCGCGCGTCCGACCAGATCATCCAGGAAGTCGACCGGCTGCGCGGACTGGCCACCGACCTGAGTTGGCTGGCTGAAACCGACTACGGGGAGTTGAGGCTTTTGCTCGAGGAAAGTTCGACTCTCGAGCTGCTCATCGCGGAGGTGGAGCGCTGGCAGCCGCAATCGCAGGCTCGGCAGGTGAAGCTCTCGCTGCAAATGCCCGGCGGCCTCCCAGACCTGAACCTCGATCGAATGCGCATGAGCCAGGCACTGGGAAACGTCCTGGCCAATGCGCTGCATGCCACCGACGCCGGCGGAAGCATCGTGCTCGGGGCGGAGCTCGATGGCGACGAGTCGCTGGTGATCTCGATCGCCGATGACGGGATCGGCATCGAGGCGGCGGACCTGCCCCATGTCTTCGACCGCTTCTTCCGCACCGATCAGGCTCGAAGTCGTGGGGCGGGTGGCACGGGTTTGGGATTGGCCATCGCCCGAGCCATCGTGGAAGCGCATGGAGGCGAAATTGCCCTGGCAAGCGACGGGCCCGGACACGGTGCAACCGCGACGATTCGCTTACCTCTGAACTCGTGAGCGGCAGCCTCGACCGCGAGTCGTGGATAGTTGACCCACGACACGGCATCGTCCGATTGACAGGCCGTGACGAAGCCCGGGGATTCAATCGCACCGCACCGACGGCGGGTTGCACCGGTACGCGCGGACCTCTTCACGCGGCTCGCGGAGACGGCAAACACTGTGCGGGCCATCACGCTGCGAGAAC
The sequence above is a segment of the Chloroflexota bacterium genome. Coding sequences within it:
- a CDS encoding HAMP domain-containing sensor histidine kinase → MSLRWRIMGAMVAVIILAILTNIGVAYFATQARLGVFVDEIGDDEARQLAQNLSREFTAAGDWETVDRPLIEAGFLYLDTTQQARSRVGRGEHVEPSDHDRIRIVVADVDGRVVKDTSAELSPGTFAPNLGGRRETVFDVATNEIVGYVNVDVDREFLSTESHGFLTTLLSISLIGGTLTAGAAILLAAWWSKRVTAPVTALTEATQGIAHGNTAQLPVTSSDELGRMSAAFNRMAAALESQRELRRRLINDVSHELNTPLSVIQLEAKGLRDGLQTPERASDQIIQEVDRLRGLATDLSWLAETDYGELRLLLEESSTLELLIAEVERWQPQSQARQVKLSLQMPGGLPDLNLDRMRMSQALGNVLANALHATDAGGSIVLGAELDGDESLVISIADDGIGIEAADLPHVFDRFFRTDQARSRGAGGTGLGLAIARAIVEAHGGEIALASDGPGHGATATIRLPLNS